One genomic window of Candidatus Shapirobacteria bacterium includes the following:
- a CDS encoding Ig-like domain-containing protein, with product MISKRRNVVLVAAAVFGIGFVYFLATFVVPKILVTMTKAAPATKISMSNSYLLGSKILCKADGTDKCGVNVFLGDSEGRPVAGKMVALSTTGVEAEVSPEAQKSDQTGKTGFTLTSNKEGQVTVAASVDGTPMEKSVVVTFRGN from the coding sequence ATGATCAGTAAGAGGAGAAATGTTGTTTTGGTAGCGGCAGCGGTTTTTGGTATCGGTTTTGTATATTTTCTGGCGACTTTTGTAGTACCAAAGATTCTGGTCACTATGACAAAGGCGGCACCGGCAACGAAAATATCAATGTCAAATTCCTATCTTTTGGGATCAAAGATATTGTGTAAAGCTGACGGGACGGATAAATGTGGAGTGAATGTTTTTTTGGGTGATTCTGAGGGGAGGCCGGTGGCGGGAAAGATGGTGGCTTTGTCGACGACAGGGGTGGAAGCGGAAGTGTCGCCCGAAGCGCAAAAGTCAGATCAGACGGGCAAGACCGGTTTTACATTGACGTCGAATAAAGAGGGTCAGGTAACTGTTGCGGCGAGTGTGGATGGGACACCGATGGAGAAATCGGTGGTGGTGACTTTTAGAGGAAACTAG
- a CDS encoding invasin domain 3-containing protein has product MSTKSLLTIAILLLALIAVTYLVVRPAIYSGRATGLNSTSPITLENSYLFASPLQAKADGKEKIRITVFLLDGRGMGVGNQEVELTKPPAINLTDIQATSDDMGKSVFDLTSSTPGKYEIVAKVNSKEISQKVKVTFTP; this is encoded by the coding sequence ATGTCAACCAAGTCCCTGCTTACCATCGCAATCCTCCTTCTCGCTCTCATTGCCGTCACCTATCTGGTCGTTCGCCCCGCTATCTATTCCGGCCGGGCCACCGGGCTCAACAGCACTAGTCCGATTACTTTAGAAAACTCCTATCTTTTTGCCTCCCCCCTCCAGGCCAAGGCCGATGGTAAAGAAAAAATCCGCATTACTGTTTTTTTACTGGACGGTCGGGGCATGGGCGTCGGAAACCAGGAGGTAGAGCTGACCAAACCTCCAGCGATAAATTTAACTGATATCCAGGCCACCAGCGACGACATGGGAAAAAGCGTTTTCGACCTTACTTCCTCCACTCCCGGAAAATATGAAATTGTTGCCAAGGTAAACTCAAAAGAAATTTCCCAAAAAGTAAAGGTTACCTTTACCCCCTAG